The nucleotide window ACCATTGTTGAATTTACGGTACGCAAAACCTGTTGTCGGGCATTTTGCAATAACTCGGCAACTTGTTGGAAAACAACTTTATTTTTAAGACCGTCTGACACTATACTCTTAAATTTTAAACTTCCTCCTCTACAACATCCAATTCTACCTTCAGATTCTTGATAATAAAATCCTGTCTGTCTGGTGTGTTTTTACCCATATAGAACGACAGCAACTGCTCTATCGAAGTGTTCTTGTCCATCATTACCGGATCAAGACGGATGGTGTCTCCAATGAAATTCTTGAACTCATCTGGTGAAATTTCTCCTAAACCTTTAAATCGGGTGATTTCCGGTTTTGGCTTTAGCTTCTCTATAGCCTCTTTTCTTTCCTCTTCAGAATAACAGTAAATGGTTTCTTTTTTATTACGAACCCTGAAAAGTGGTGTTTGCAGAATATACAAATGCCCTTCCTTGATCAATTCGGGAAAAAACTGAAGGAAAAAAGTAATCAACAACAATCGAATGTGCATTCCATCAACATCGGCATCGGTGGCGATCACAATGTTGTTGTAACGCAGTTTTTCCAATCCATCCTCAATATCCAGAGCGGCCTGCAACAAATTGAACTCTTCGTTTTCATATACAATCTTTTTACTCATCCCGTAGGAATTCAAAGGCTTACCACGCAAACTGAAAACCGCCTGTGTATTCACGTCACGAGATTTGGTGATCGACCCGGAAGCCGAATCCCCCTCGGTAATAAAAAGCGTGCTTTCCAAGTTTCTTGGATTTTTGGTGTCCGGAAGATGCGCACGGCAATCCCTTAATTTCTTATTGTGAAGATTGGCTTTTTTGGCTCTGTCTGTCGCCAATTTTCTGATTCCGGACAATTCTTTTCTTTCGCGTTCAGCCTGCAAAATTTTGCGCAATAATGCTTCAGCTGTCGGCGGATTTTTATGTAAATAATTATCTAATTTGGTTTTGATAAAATCATTTACGAAAGTACGCACTGAAACCGGCGGTGTTCCGTCATCAGAACCCATATCGGTAGAACCCAATTTGGTTTTCGTCTGAGATTCAAAAACCGGTTCCATCACCTTGATGCTAATGGCACTCACTATCGATTTTCTAACATCAGAAGCTTCAAAATTTTTGTTGTAAAACTCCCGAATCGTTTTCACAAGCGCTTCTCTGTAAGCCGCCAAGTGCGTCCCTCCTTGCGTCGTATTCTGACCATTGACAAAAGAGTGGTATTCCTCGCTGTATTGGGTTTTACTGTGTGTTAAAGCAATCTCGATATCATTGTCTTTCAAATGGATGATTGGATATTCTAAATCTTCTTCGTTGATGGTTTCTTCCAATAAATCACGAAGACCATTTTCCGAATAATATTTTTCTCCATTGAAAATAATCGTCAAACCATTGTTTAGATAACAATAATTTTTGACCATCTTAATTACATATTCTAAACGGAATTTATAGTTTTTGAAAATGCTTTCATCTGGTGTAAAAGTTACTTTTGTCCCTTTTCGTTTTGTGGTTTCGACAATGTCTTCTTCGGTAACTAAATTCCCAGCCGAAAACTCAGCAACTTTTTGCTTTTCATCACGTACCGATTCTACTCGAAAATAATTTGAAAGCGCATTAACGGCTTTTGTCCCGACACCGTTCAAACCTACCGATTTTTGGAAAGCTTTGGTATCATACTTTCCTCCGGTATTCATTTTGGAAACTACATCTACTACTTTCCCCAATGGAATTCCACGGCCGTAATCGCGAACCGAAACCGTTTTGTCTTTGATGGCTACCTCAATAGTTTTCCCCGAGCCCATAACGAATTCATCGATACAGTTGTCGAGAACCTCTTTTAAAAGAATGTAAATACCGTCATCCGGCGAAGACCCGTCTCCGAGTTTCCCTATGTACATCCCAGGTCGCATACGGATATGCTCTTTCCAATCGAGAGAACGGATATTATCTTCGGTGTATTGATTTTGATCTGACATTTTGGGATTTTAACGAATTTGTGCTAATGTAGTGTAATTCGGCAAATTTTAAAAGAGGAAAGCACCAAAGTTATCAAGAATGATATTGACAGGAAAAGAAGATAGAAATTAGAGGTTAGAAATCAGAAGCTAAAAAACTCATTTTGATTATTCTTCTTTTAGGAGGAAGAACATTTACTTTTCTCAGAAGTTTTGTTCCCACTCCACTTTATCTATTTCTTTAAAAAAAAAGAATATAGAATGTCACTTCACACGAGCGAAGCGAACTGACTAAGTAATCGGGACTAAGCATCAGCATTCCATTTTTTTTTTGATTTTACAAAAACCAGGAAAAATCAATAATTGAGTTAGAAATGAAAAATCAGAGATAAAATCCCCATCATAAAATAATAGTTCAAGATTTCTGATTTCTATTTTCTGATTTCTAACCTCTATTTTCTATCCTTAAAAAGAAATCCCAACCCCATTCCTTTGAGCATTTTTTTTTCGAAAGCCCAAAAGAATTTGAATTGTCCGAAAAGAAAACCTATTACAACCAACAGCACTTGATAGATCGGAAAAATTAAAAGTAATCTCACAGGAGTGTACCAATGCCCCAATTCATCTTTGGCTACTCCCAACCACTCACAAACCGGTTTGGACAACCAGGCTGAGGCCGATCCTGTAATGGCAAAAACGACAAAAATGATAGCCAACTGCCAATTAGATGTAAGTCCCCATCGCTGTTTTAATCCTTTCATTTTTAGTTTAGTCCTTTTTGCAAATATAAAAGATTTTAATTGTTGAATTGGTTTCAATTCTCTTTTTGTTTAGACAAACTACATGATTTTTTTTACTTTTTTGCCTCAAAAAAAAGACATTTACTGATTAGTAAATGCCTTAATCTATCGATTTATTTTTTTCAATTAATAAGAAAGAATTAGCAATCAACTTCTTATCTCGTGGGGACTCGCCCATATAATCGCTGATTGTATTTGTTTTGGAAATAGATCATATAATTATAAATAAGATAATTCACTTCGTAACCGTAATTAATCGTAGGACTATAATCAATGGTCATTTCGTATAAATTAGGATTATAAATTTGCGGTTGACGAACGCGGTTGTTCCATTCCAATACATATTGGTAATTTTTGGTTTCCATATAAGATTGCGATAAATATCCTCTTGGGTAAGCTGTCGAAGCCAACCAAAAATCAAAACCAGGTTCAATGATAATCACTTCGTATTCGAGTTCTTCATTAACAATTTTTACGGTGTCACTACTCTTTGTTGCTACTTTAGGTTTGTCGGCAGTAGCAACATTCGATTTTGAAGTACTACACCCAATAATTATCAAAAGAACAATCAATATATAAATTACTTTTTTCATATGTTGACATATATTTTTTTTTGATCATATGTAATTGCTTCGCCGATTCGCTATCACTCGGGTCGCAATCAACATTGGTCTTTGCGATCAATTTTCGTTGATGCTCTTTTCATAGTAAATAACTGTTTTTAAGCATCCTAAAACAATCCCAAAGAATTCTTCATAATTAGTTAAAAATTAAATTTCAACTGTATAACCTATCAAAGTTATAACATTTTAGGCTGATATATTCTGTCTTAAACTTAAATTTAATCAGAAAAAGAATCTTTTTTGAAATA belongs to Flavobacterium aquiphilum and includes:
- a CDS encoding DUF6787 family protein translates to MKGLKQRWGLTSNWQLAIIFVVFAITGSASAWLSKPVCEWLGVAKDELGHWYTPVRLLLIFPIYQVLLVVIGFLFGQFKFFWAFEKKMLKGMGLGFLFKDRK
- a CDS encoding DNA topoisomerase IV subunit B produces the protein MSDQNQYTEDNIRSLDWKEHIRMRPGMYIGKLGDGSSPDDGIYILLKEVLDNCIDEFVMGSGKTIEVAIKDKTVSVRDYGRGIPLGKVVDVVSKMNTGGKYDTKAFQKSVGLNGVGTKAVNALSNYFRVESVRDEKQKVAEFSAGNLVTEEDIVETTKRKGTKVTFTPDESIFKNYKFRLEYVIKMVKNYCYLNNGLTIIFNGEKYYSENGLRDLLEETINEEDLEYPIIHLKDNDIEIALTHSKTQYSEEYHSFVNGQNTTQGGTHLAAYREALVKTIREFYNKNFEASDVRKSIVSAISIKVMEPVFESQTKTKLGSTDMGSDDGTPPVSVRTFVNDFIKTKLDNYLHKNPPTAEALLRKILQAERERKELSGIRKLATDRAKKANLHNKKLRDCRAHLPDTKNPRNLESTLFITEGDSASGSITKSRDVNTQAVFSLRGKPLNSYGMSKKIVYENEEFNLLQAALDIEDGLEKLRYNNIVIATDADVDGMHIRLLLITFFLQFFPELIKEGHLYILQTPLFRVRNKKETIYCYSEEERKEAIEKLKPKPEITRFKGLGEISPDEFKNFIGDTIRLDPVMMDKNTSIEQLLSFYMGKNTPDRQDFIIKNLKVELDVVEEEV
- a CDS encoding DUF6146 family protein, which translates into the protein MKKVIYILIVLLIIIGCSTSKSNVATADKPKVATKSSDTVKIVNEELEYEVIIIEPGFDFWLASTAYPRGYLSQSYMETKNYQYVLEWNNRVRQPQIYNPNLYEMTIDYSPTINYGYEVNYLIYNYMIYFQNKYNQRLYGRVPTR